The stretch of DNA AGATAATAGGCTGAAGGCAATGTCTGTCCGCCGACAGTGGTCTGGAAGCAGCCCGACATTGAGGCTGAAGCCGACAGCACCATCAGGGCGACTGACATCCGCCATCCGGTCGATTGCATTCCGTTCATGATCTCTTCCTGGCCACAGGCGAAAATGGGGCCGCCCCGGGCGACCAATTCGACAATTCTGACAATCGATCTGGAAAGCATGGAATGTTCCATCTCTCCTGGCCTTCCAATCATCGGCGCCTGTTGGCCAGAAACTTCGCCACAATCCGCATAACCAGTGAAATTCTTACGGTCGGCAGCTTGATGAAAGGCAGTTTTCGTCAGTTCGCACCACGGAAAATCAAAGGCTGGCATATTCCGCCGATGATTCCCCAATCGCTGGCCTGAACACTCAGACTCGACTTGAAACATCCATTTTGCCACGCAGACCAAATGGCTCAGTCACCCTTTTCATACCCTGCGATCTGCCAGGCTGAGAGATCTTGGTTTTTTGGCACTCGCTTCATGTCATAAACTATTTTGAATAAATATGTTACGAATATTGGAGTTGTCTTCAGAACTCTCTTGAGCCCAGGGAAGAATCCTGCGACTCGGAGTGTCAATTTTTCCTCGATTCTGGTACGATCAGAACGACCTTAAGCCCTTGGCGCGAGAAGGATTGAGCCAGGGCACAAGAGAGCAACACACAGCCGGGAGTGACCGTTGTCCGACGCCGCCGCGACGCCTGCCCCTTCGACGAATGAGTACAGTGAAAAGAACATTCGAGCCTTGGAAGGGATTGAAGGGATTCGTCTTCGCCCCGACATGTACATTGGTGATCGAGGCTCCCGTGGATTGCATCACCTCGTATTCGAAGTGGTCGATAACTCAATCGATGAAGCTGTGGCCGGCTATGCCACCTGGGTCTCCGTAAAGATCAATGTCGATGGCAGTGTGTCGATCATCGACGATGGTCGTGGTATTCCCGTGGGGGCGATGGCCGATCAGGGTGGAAAGTCGGCACTCGAGATTGTTCTCACTAAGATTCATGCCGGTGGAAAGTTCGACCGCCAGGGTGGCTACAAAACCGGAACCGGCGGCCTGCACGGCGTCGGCATTACAGCGGTCAATGCCCTCAGTGAGTGGCTTTCGGCCGAAATCCGCCGTGAAGGCCATGTCTGGACCATGGATTTTGCCCGCGGCACCCGCACGACCGAATTGACCAAGCTCGGTCTGGCCGATGTCACCGGCACCAAGATCACCTTCAAGCCCGACTCGACCATCTTTACCGAGAGCAAGTTCGTTTTTGATGTCCTTGCCAAGCGGCTGCAGGAACTGGCATTCCTCAACGCAGGGATTCACATTCGCCTTGCTGACGAGCGAACAGAACAGTCCGAGGAGTTTCACTACCCCGATGGATTGCGAGAGTTCGTCAAACATCTGAACCGCACCGAAACCACCTTGTACTCGGATATTCTTTCCATTGAAGGAGAAATCGAAGGCGTCAAGGTCATGGTCTGCCTGCAGCACAACGACGGCTTCAGCGAAACCGTGCGGGCATTCGCCAACAACATTTACAACATGGAAGGTGGAACTCACCTTTCGGGCTTCCGCTCGGCACTCACACGCGCCATCAATAACTACGGCAAGCGCGAAAACCTGTTCAAAGATATCGACACCACTGGTGATGACTTCCGCGAAGGTTTGGTGTGCGTGATTGCCGTCCGCGTGCCGCACCCTCAATTCGAAGGTCAAACCAAGACCAAGCTTTCGAACGGAGAAGTGGAAGGGATTGTCAACTCGATTGTCTTTGAAGGTCTCACCAAGTTCTTCGAAGAGAATCCAGGTATCGCGAAGAAGATCTGCCAGAAGGGCGCGATGGCGGCTGAAGCCCGCGAAGCTGCTCGCAAGTCCCGCGAAATGGTACGCCGCAAAGGGGCTTTGACTTCCGGAGGCCTCCCCGAAAAGCTGCGTGATTGCCGAAGTCGAGAACTCGACATCACCGAACTGTACCTTGTGGAAGGTGATTCAGCCGGTGGTTCTGCAGATACCGGCCGCGACTCCAACACACAGGCCATTCTGCCACTTCGCGGTAAGATCCTGAACGTCGAGAAGGCCCAGCTCGTCAAGATTCTCGACAATGCAGAAATTGCCAACCTGTTCAAAGCCGTCGGAATTCCACCGATGGCTGAATTGGAAGATGTCACCAAGCGGCGGTACGGCAAGATCATTCTGATGACTGACGCCGACGTCGATGGCAGCCATATCCGGACGCTGCTGCTCACTTTTCTGTTCCGTCACATGCGGGCTCTTGTGGAGCATGGCTGCATCTACATTGCTCAGCCACCTCTTTATCGAGTCATTCAGAAAAACAAGACTCGTTATGTGCAGACACACGACATGATGATGACGGAACTCATCGAACTCGGGATGAACGGCACCCGGCTCGTTGACCCGAATGATGGCTTCACCTTTGAAGGCGAATCACTCAGGCACGTCGTGAATCTCATGCGCCGGCTGGCCGAACCTGTCGAGCTTCTTGAACGACGGGGAATTTCTCTGAAATCTCTCGAACCGCTGCTCAATGCGAGCTTCAAGCTGCCTCAGTATCGGGTCACGATTTCACGAACCGATCACTGGTTCCATACACGCGAAGAAGTCGAGGCATTCCTGCAATCTGAAGCTGCTCGTCGCGGCAGCGAACTGAATATGGCTAACAGCGATGCACAGCCTGTTGCTGCTGATGCTACCAAGCCTGTCGAAGGTGCTGCTCAACTGACAGACCTTCACGAGATCCGCACGCTGAACGACGTCCTCTCCGATCTGAGGGGGATTGGAATTCAATTCCGGCATCTCATTCCGGCTGGTATGCGCGATGGCGAACTGGTCTTTCCCTTCCGTATCGAACAGGAAAAGTCCGTTCTTAAACTGCAATGTCTCCGAGAGCTTCTCGAAAAGCTGCGCGCACTCGGCGAAGATGGTCTGACAGTCACCCGCTTTAAGGGGCTGGGCGAAATGGATCCCGAAGAACTTTGGGAAACCAGTATGGAGCCGTCAGCTCGCACGCTTCTCCAGGTTCGTATGGACGATGCTGCGGCGGCTGATGAAATGTTCCGTGTCCTGATGGGCGACCAGGTGGAACCTCGCCGGGAATTTATCGAGAAGCATGCGCTGGATGTAAAAGATCTCGATATTTAACCATTGTCACTCCGAACCCAGTCATACGGATTCCAGGTTTGAACAGGGCTTTGCGTGCAGCCCTTTGCGTGCCATGCTAGCCAGCTCTGGGCAACCATGTCTTCCCTTCAACACTTCGCTGTGATTTCCTGGGAAATGTCTCAGAGTGTTCTCTCTCCCCGGTTTGCAGCTTGAGAGCAGGTCAGGCTTTGCGATAAAACAAATTGTCAATTCATATTGTGTTTTATTTCAGAACCTTTTGTTGATCATCAAATCGACGACAGGAAGAAAAGCGAGATCATGGAGACTCCTCGAACGACTTTCGAAGGTCCTCGCCCCATTCCCTTTCAAGCTCCTCAAGGCGATCTGGCGATCCTTTCAGGTACTGCCAATCCATTGCTGGCGCAGCATGTGGCCACGGCTCTGGGAGTCAGTCTGACTCCTTGCCGGGCTCATATTTTCAGTGAGGGAAATGTCTTTGTCCGCATTAAGGAAAATGTCCGCGGGAAAGATGCCTATATCATTCAAGGGTGTCATTTTCCGGTCAACGACAACTTCATGGAACTGCTCTTCTGGATTGATGCACTCCGGCGGGCCAGCGCTCAGAACATCACGGCCGTGATTCCTTTTTTCAGTTATGCACAAGGAGATAAAAAAGACGAACCTCGCGTTTCGATCAGGGCTCGCGTTTGTGCCGACGCCATTGAAGCGGCTGGTGCAGATCGTGTTCTCACAATGGATTTACACAGCCCGCAAATTCAGGGGTTCTTTCGTGTTCCTGTTGATCATCTTTATGGTCGGCAGGTGCTGGCTCAGCATGTCCGCAGATTGCAGATTCCAGATCTCGTGGTTTGCAGCCCGGATGTCGGCTTTGCGAAAGGTGCTGCCGCTTACGCCAATCTGCTGGGGACGCCGGTGGTCATCGGTAACAAACAGCGGACAGACCACTCCGAAACGGTGGAAGTGCTGGAGGTGATCGGTGATGTCAAAGATCGAAATGTGCTGCTCGTTGATGATCTGACGATCACGGGCCGCTCTTTGATCGCGATGGCTGAGACATTAAAGAAGCGGGGAGCGCGAGATGTTTATGCCGCTGTGACTCATGCAGTCCTTTCGAAAGGGGCCAGTGAGCGGATTGCACAAAGTCAGATCAAGTCGATGTTCGTGACGGATACCATCGAGAACTCATTCGATCCGCTTCCGCCGAATGTTCAGGTCGTGACCGTCGCACCACTGTTTGCAGAAGCCATTCGCTCCATCCACGAGCGCACCAGTATCAGTATGCTCTTTCCGGATGGACGTCCCATCTGCCACTAAAGATGCAGTGGTTCGGGTTCGAGGATTTAACAGCGATTGGTGTGCCATGCTTGCGGCTCGGAGCAAGCATGCTTGACTGGCCCTCGACACACCATTGAATTCTGGGCGCAGTTCGCCGGCGATCTCCATCAGCCCCAGGAAACGGGAATAGCCTCCACGAATTGGCACTGACCGGCAATCAGGACGTTGCGGGCAGCTCTCTCCAGGCGATCAATCATCCTGCAATTAACTGAGAATGATCACGCGGAGAGAGAATCGAAGCATGCCTGCAATGGCAGGCTGGCAAAACCACGCGTCACATTCGCAATCCATGTGACAAACGTAAAAAAGTGAGAAAGAGCCTCCAACTGGATTCGAACCAGCGACCTACGCTTTACGAAAGCGTCGCTCTGCCAGCTGAGCTACGGAGGCGTTCTGTACAGAAAATGTACCAGAAAGTATTTTCACGACAAGCCAGCGACTTTCGACTCAGCTTGAATTCTCAGGAACAATGCAGCAGTCCTTAGCCAAATCCGCGTGAATGATCAGAGACCCAGAATCAGGTATCAGCCACTGCGGACTGGAATTCCGACGGCGAA from Planctopirus ephydatiae encodes:
- a CDS encoding DNA gyrase subunit B, with product MSDAAATPAPSTNEYSEKNIRALEGIEGIRLRPDMYIGDRGSRGLHHLVFEVVDNSIDEAVAGYATWVSVKINVDGSVSIIDDGRGIPVGAMADQGGKSALEIVLTKIHAGGKFDRQGGYKTGTGGLHGVGITAVNALSEWLSAEIRREGHVWTMDFARGTRTTELTKLGLADVTGTKITFKPDSTIFTESKFVFDVLAKRLQELAFLNAGIHIRLADERTEQSEEFHYPDGLREFVKHLNRTETTLYSDILSIEGEIEGVKVMVCLQHNDGFSETVRAFANNIYNMEGGTHLSGFRSALTRAINNYGKRENLFKDIDTTGDDFREGLVCVIAVRVPHPQFEGQTKTKLSNGEVEGIVNSIVFEGLTKFFEENPGIAKKICQKGAMAAEAREAARKSREMVRRKGALTSGGLPEKLRDCRSRELDITELYLVEGDSAGGSADTGRDSNTQAILPLRGKILNVEKAQLVKILDNAEIANLFKAVGIPPMAELEDVTKRRYGKIILMTDADVDGSHIRTLLLTFLFRHMRALVEHGCIYIAQPPLYRVIQKNKTRYVQTHDMMMTELIELGMNGTRLVDPNDGFTFEGESLRHVVNLMRRLAEPVELLERRGISLKSLEPLLNASFKLPQYRVTISRTDHWFHTREEVEAFLQSEAARRGSELNMANSDAQPVAADATKPVEGAAQLTDLHEIRTLNDVLSDLRGIGIQFRHLIPAGMRDGELVFPFRIEQEKSVLKLQCLRELLEKLRALGEDGLTVTRFKGLGEMDPEELWETSMEPSARTLLQVRMDDAAAADEMFRVLMGDQVEPRREFIEKHALDVKDLDI
- a CDS encoding ribose-phosphate diphosphokinase, producing METPRTTFEGPRPIPFQAPQGDLAILSGTANPLLAQHVATALGVSLTPCRAHIFSEGNVFVRIKENVRGKDAYIIQGCHFPVNDNFMELLFWIDALRRASAQNITAVIPFFSYAQGDKKDEPRVSIRARVCADAIEAAGADRVLTMDLHSPQIQGFFRVPVDHLYGRQVLAQHVRRLQIPDLVVCSPDVGFAKGAAAYANLLGTPVVIGNKQRTDHSETVEVLEVIGDVKDRNVLLVDDLTITGRSLIAMAETLKKRGARDVYAAVTHAVLSKGASERIAQSQIKSMFVTDTIENSFDPLPPNVQVVTVAPLFAEAIRSIHERTSISMLFPDGRPICH